From the genome of Triticum aestivum cultivar Chinese Spring chromosome 1A, IWGSC CS RefSeq v2.1, whole genome shotgun sequence:
AAAGGTCTCCCCTGTTTCCTCTTCGGTTCGCCCTAAACCCCTCCGCGACCTCTCTCCATGGCCGCCAAGAGGAGGCTCGGcaagccgccggcggcggcggctccagcggcgCCGAAGGCCAAGGCGAAGGCAAATGAAGACGACGCGGAGGGGCTCTTCTCCTCGCGCTCCTTCGCCGACCTCGGGCTCCACCCCACCCTCTGCGCCCACCTCCaaggtccctccctccctccccatgTCTCTGTGGCCCTATTGGTTCGGCAGCCGCCTCCATCTAGTGACTAATGAGACTCTTAGTCTGTAGCCCATCAAATTAGTGTGGAAAGAACAAAATTTCATGCCTTTCTGTCCTAAGCTGGGACGAGTGGGGCGTAGATTCTTGGTTGCCGGGTCAAATCTAGCAGAAGAACTCAGATATTTCGGTGAGATTTTGTGTATGGGATGCCGCGGTAGGATGTATGTCTCTGTATCCTGCCGAGCACAGCCTGCAAGCATAGGGATGGGCTGCCAATACATTCTGCAAGAAACTAATGTACTACTTCTTACTCCCTTCAGCTTGCTTGCTGATAGTTCTGTGGTTTCGTTTCTCTGGTGCAGATAAGATGGGTTTCCAGGGGCCGACGCGGATCCAGGCCCAGGCGATTCCCGTCGCCATGTCAGGACAGCACCTGTATGCACCCATCAGAATCTTATTTTGCTCAACTGCAGAAACTACAGTGCTGCTTCTGTGTTCAAAAGTTTCGTTGTTTTTGCGTCCGCCAACTGCAGGCTTGTGAAGGCGGCGACCGGCACTGGAAAGACGCTCGCGTATCTCGCGCCGATCGTCCACCTTCTCCAGATGAGGGAGCCTCGTGTCGAGAGAACTCATGGAACTTTTGGTAATGACTCGTTGCGCTCTGCTCTGTTCCTTCTTTTTGCTGCATATACGTGGTGGATATGCTCTATTTATCATGGTTTTTTTTTGTCATTAAATCTGGTTGGTGGTTATATCTGATGGGATTCAGCTATGTTACCAGTCTTTATAAGGAAAATTGCGGATAAGCTGATTGATATGTCGGCTGAAACATAACCGAAAGGTCCAAAAGAAACCATATCATATAACTATATAACTGAACTCTTATCAGTTGCTATATGAAGGGTCCCCGATTAAACTCGTCTATCAAATTTTCTATGGAACTGCGAAATTGTAAATCACTCTAGTTATCTTGTGAAGAACCCTCAATATTCTGAATGATGTTGCTAATTATTTGACTGCAGCGTTGGTAATTGTTCCGACGCGAGAGCTGTGCTTGCAGGTTTATGGGATTGCACAGCAGTTGGTGCATCGTtttcactggcttgtccctgggtaTGTAATGGGTGGTGAGAGTAGATCAAAAGAGAAAGCAAGACTGCGGAAAGGTATATCTTGTCCCATCAAGATGTTGATGCAACTTCTCATATAGAATTTTGCCTTTATACAATCTTGTATTTTGACTCCACATATTTTCTATATAGGAATATCGATCCTAATTGCCACTCCTGGGCGCCTTCTGGACCACTTACAGCATACTTCATCATTTGTTTATTCAAATTTGCGCTGGATAGTTTTCGATGAAGCTGACAGGTCTGCTAGTCATAAACTCATCATTTTCTTGACGTTCTTCCATACAAGATATCTTATCCTATGGACACAGCTCTTACTGCAATGGTGTTTACTTGTATTCATGCAGCATTCTTGAGCTTGGTTTTGGAAAAGCAGTCGAGGATATACTAGGGCTCTTGGGTTCCAGGACCGATGCTTCTGATGAGAATAAAAGCAAAACCGACCCTATGCAAAGGCAAAACCTTCTCTTATCAGCAACTCTCAACGAAAAGGTGAACCGCTTAGCCAACATTAGTTTGAAGAACCCAGTGATGATTGGACTTGATGAACAAAAGAAGCCTTCTGAGAGGTCCAGTGCCCTAGGGAAGAAGCACACTTCCTTATTATCCGACGATGAGGAGGAAATACCTGACAAGCACAACAATATAGCGGAACCCGCGGTTGATGATTTTAAGCTTCCTGCACAATTGGTTCAAAGATATGTTAAAGGTAGCGGAAATCTGCTAGCTTGGAACTTTGCATGCTTGCCATGTGTTGCTTTGGTAGTTACTGCAATGTTTTCTGTTTTATGCAGTTTCATGTGGTTCGAGGCTTGCAGTTCTTCTGACCATTCTGAAATCTCAATTCGAAAGACAAGTGTCCCAGAAGGTAACTTGATACACCATGAAGCTGCTTAACTTTCACTACACTAATTTTTTTTCCACTGCAAATTTTGCTTGTCATCCTGTATGCTCTGTTCGTCCTGAGAATTGAACTATTTTGAGTTAGTTTTCATCTTCCTTCTGCAGGTTGTTGTTTTCATGTCAACATGTGACGCTGTAGATTTCCACCACACTGTACTCAGCCAGCTTGAGTGGAGCCGTGGCCTCGCATTAGATACAGATAAGAAGCAAAAATTTCTTGGCTGCAAAGTGTTCCGTTTACATGGTAACATGGACCAGGAAGACCGCAAAAAGTCATACTTGGGATTCAGTTCTGATAAATCTGCAATTCTTGTGTGTACTGATGTTGCTGCCAGAGGCTTAGACATTCCGAAAGTTAGGTGCATCATACAGTATGATTCACCTGGGGAAGCTTCTGAATATGTTCACAGGTACCTTAAACATCTCATGTCATGCATTTTTAGGTTACTGGTCTCATACTTTCTCCATAACTGTTGCCAGATTCTTTGTTCATATGCAACTGAATGAAGCAAACACGCATAGTTCTTTCTCTTCATTACTGTCAATTTTGTACACTGTTTAGCTCTTTCTTGTGAATGCTGTGCcttttgtagtttttcttttagGAAGATTTGATATTATAAGCTAATAAAGACAGTTTACCTCGTACTTCGTCTGCACTAGCATCTTCTTCTGGGCATGCttcagtttcaataacattagttgtTTGTTATAGGGTTGGAAGAACTGCAAGGATTGGTGAAAAGGGGGAGGCCCTCCTGTTTCTCCAACCTGTTGAACTTGACTACTTGAAAGACCTAGAGCTACATGGTGTATCTCTGACAGAATACCCCTTCCAAAAGGTTTTAGACGGTTTCCCTGTGAATGGGGAGAAGCCTCTCAAGAGGAAGCCAATATCTTTAGATATGCACCCATGGATTCTCTCTGTACAGAGAACGCTGGAAAATTACGTCGCATCCGAGGTAACACACTTTTTTTTTTCTTCCTTCGGTGGACTCTTGCCGTCTTGAGTAGCTAGAAGAACAGCTCCGATTGCTTGTTTATTGTAAATATTGTGCTTTTGCCCATCTCAACAAATGCGCTATCATATACTCTTTCTTATCCAGGCCACAACAAATAAGCTTGCCAGGGATGCCTTCTGTTCCTGGCTTCGCGCTTACACCGCCCACCGAGGCGAGCTGAAGAAGATCTTCATGGTGAAGAAGCTCCACCTGGGGCATGTGGCGAGAAGCTTCGGGCTGAAGGAGCAGCCCTCGCTGGTCGGGAGGTCGCACCAGGTGCAactcaagaagaggaagaaagaacaGAAACGCGAAGGGCAAGGACCAACCAAACGGAGAAAATTCCCCACCAAGAAGTGAATCCCCATATGGCAATAGAAGATCGTCACACAGTGAGACAGGACCTGATGGATGGTGGATCATGAAACTAACAGCAGCAGCGATTTTGCAAGAAACTCACCAGAGCTAGACAACTAATTTACTGTGCAACCACAGGATTTTGTTACGTTTCCTTGGATGCAAAATGTTTGATTATCTTTGATCATAACTCTTGTTTGTCAAATCCTCATGCTTGTCTGTTCATACGTTTGGAAGCAAGTGCTCGCTCGAAATCACAAAATAACAAAATCTCACGATGATCTACATGTTAAAACGTTTTATTGAATCGATGCAAGAGAATGATATCCAATAGTTACATGTCAAGCATACTGAACATGTTCTGCCAACAACTGATATGCTAAGATGTTCTATCAAAATTACACTGGGATTCAGAAACAACATTACTGCCTGAACCGATTTGATACAATGCTGTTCTAGGGCTCTTTGATAATCTACAGATTTCTGGTGAATTTTTTTCCGCCAATCCGATCCCAAATCATGGTATGTTCAACAAAGGAGCTTCTCATCAAAAGTGAACCAAACTGTACACAAGGATCCATGAAAGCTGCAACAAGCAACAACAATCATCTTGTCAGTAACCATCATCTGCTGATTGAATATGCATTGCCAAATAAGTCATGTGATTGCTACGTGCTACCACTACTTAAAGCTTTTATGTACTTGCTACTGCAGATGCACATGGCAGTCTGGATTTCAGAATGGTTACAGAGATCGGCAACATCAGCATGGTAGAAAGAACCAATAGACACAGTCTGGGTTTAAGAATGATTTCAGATTTGCTTGGGATGCAACTAGATTGGAACTGATGAAACAAAAACTGTTGAATGAATCACTTACCAGGAAAAGGGTGAAAGATGCGAACATCCCCTCCTGAAGCagcgcgccatggcctccgaattCTTCCTCGTCGACCTTCAATAGGTGCGCATAGTACCAGTAAATTATGCCAGAAGAAATGGCCACGAACCTGTGAGAAATCAGGCATTATAACCATCAAGAGCTCGCATACAGGTAGCCAAAACAGGGTCCTAATAACCGAAAACATATTCCAACAAAAAATACATCTCAATGGGCTCATGGCAGCAACACTGGGTCTCAATTTTGTACGAAAACGTTGCCCGCATTCCAAATTTGAAAACAGCTATTATTACTTACATACCAAAAATAACTGAAACGGCAAGAGCCATACACTCCATCGAGTCCCAAAAAAAAGGAGATCCCAATTGAGGTACTACAAGAACATGTGTGCTGTGCTCAGGCCTTGCAAATCCAGCAACTCCCTGAACAAACATATTCCCCCTAAACTTCGTTCAACTCCAGCAGCACCCCCAAATGGCACCCCCTAAATAACATTTGTAACAGCTAGTTCTCCAATGAAGGGGCGCCTTGGGGCAGCGGTAAAACTgttgaccatgaggtcacgggttcgagtCCTAGAAACAGCCACTTGTACTGCACCCTGCAGTTGGGCCACTGACATGTGAGCACGTCACGGGAGCCACCTCCGTACCAAAGACCACCCAAAGTGGTCGggcccttccccggaccctgcgtgAGCGGGAGCTATGTGCACCGGTCTGTCCTTTTTTTATAGTTCTCCAACGGCTAGTTTTTGCGTCCATATACACAAGTTCATCTCCCttatgtctctctctctcacacacacactcacacaccccTGGCTCTGTCTCCATTCCACATCCCATTCCCCATCTATCCGTTGTCTCCCCGCAACGAGATGAGCCGCCGCCGTCGCAGCTTGGCCTGGCAATACTTCCTGGATTCCTCGTCCGACGAAGAGGAGCTACTCTACATGGCCGCAATCATAGCGCAAGAAGAGCAAGAGCGGCTGGATGCCCCACCACTCCATGACAGTTCTGTGCCGGCAAGTATCtgctcctctgtcgccgccgcatCCGCTACAACCTCCCGCGTCCACCAGCCCATCGCATCCACCACATCCACTGCGACCTCCAGCATCCGCCGCGCCCGCTGCCCGGCCTCTACTCCCCGGTCAGCGCCGCGGCCGCGCCACGGATCACCTGCGCGGACGGCGGTGACCACCTCTCCCGCTCCACCAGGCCTCCCTCCGGCCGAATTCGTTGCACGGACCGGGAAGGGGTCGGAGGAGGAGCTCGAGGAGAGCGGATAGCCGGTGAGGCGAGAGGGGAGCCGCAGCCGGGCACGACTCCACGGGCAAGAGAGAAAGCCAGACAAAGAAAGAAAAAGGGGGGCTGGAGATTCGGGGCGCTTACAGGACGATCCAGGGGGCGCCGACGAGCGGGACGGCGCCCCAGAGGAGGCCGCAGGCGAGCGCCACGGCGTGGCGGATCCAGTGCACGGCGTCCAGCAGCTGGTCCTTGTCCCACGGCGCCTCCGGGTCGAGGTACCGCGCGAGCCCGGACGGCGCCGCGTGCCCGGCCCCGCCGCCCTGCTGAGCCCCCTGGCTCTTCGCCGCCTGCTTCTTCGCCGACGACGACGGCTTCGCCTTCGCCATGGCGCGACGGCGGCGAGatcgagggaggagggggcggcgatgGGATCGATGGGGTTCCCTCCTTTGGACTGAAAAGAAGATCTCGTGCGTGTATGGTTGGTGGTTGGGAGTTTTGCGCGCAGCCCCTCGGATGATGTCAAATATCGCGTGTATGCCCCTAGAAAAGCGAAAGGCAAATCATTGACCCATCATGAGTGAACTTTTTTTTAGAGAAATCATTAGTGGCCTTGATTGGCATTGTTCGGTTCAGAGCCGGATTTTGCAACAACAACGACAAAAAAGATGGAAAAAAAGGAAATCTTGTTTTTCGATAATGGCCATTTTGTTTCGCGGGATTTTTAACACGCGTGAATATAAAGAACACATGATCGAAGTGGATCTCAATACGATTTAGAAAACCACATGAATTTTGAACCAGAGAGTGCTTGACGAcacaagaacaaaaacaaaaattaATTTTTACCAAGATGTCCGTGCCGATGAAATTTTCCCTCCAAACAGAGTGGCAGAACGATTTCCCTGGAGATTCCGTTCTTGCAGATCAAACGATCAACATATATGAACAACAAAAGGCTGGTCACCATTTTGGCAAAGCATAACACAAATTTATATGCTACTACAAAAGTGTGGCACGACACAAGTATGGTGGCATTAGCCATAAACAGATGCAAGCGGGCGAAATGGCTATGAACTGAACATACGACGAAGATCTCGACCGGTAGGGAACAACATTGCACGGCACTACATAGGCTCAACAATAGATCCTACATTGCAGACAGAGCAAACCACACCCAAAATTACATCCACCTTCGGCACCAAGCCTCCCCGCAACAAAAACCATGTCCAAAATCACACCAACGCTTCGGAGGCCACACCAAACTCTGTTCTAAACGATCGACAAACGATTCCGCAGGCTTTCCGCACGCTTCGAAGGCCacatcttgatgttctaccgtcgcagggcttcgcctaagcactgctacaatataatcgaggtggaatatggtggcagggggcaccgcacacggctaaggaacgatctcaatgatca
Proteins encoded in this window:
- the LOC123186739 gene encoding DEAD-box ATP-dependent RNA helicase 17; protein product: MAAKRRLGKPPAAAAPAAPKAKAKANEDDAEGLFSSRSFADLGLHPTLCAHLQDKMGFQGPTRIQAQAIPVAMSGQHLLVKAATGTGKTLAYLAPIVHLLQMREPRVERTHGTFALVIVPTRELCLQVYGIAQQLVHRFHWLVPGYVMGGESRSKEKARLRKGISILIATPGRLLDHLQHTSSFVYSNLRWIVFDEADSILELGFGKAVEDILGLLGSRTDASDENKSKTDPMQRQNLLLSATLNEKVNRLANISLKNPVMIGLDEQKKPSERSSALGKKHTSLLSDDEEEIPDKHNNIAEPAVDDFKLPAQLVQRYVKVSCGSRLAVLLTILKSQFERQVSQKVVVFMSTCDAVDFHHTVLSQLEWSRGLALDTDKKQKFLGCKVFRLHGNMDQEDRKKSYLGFSSDKSAILVCTDVAARGLDIPKVRCIIQYDSPGEASEYVHRVGRTARIGEKGEALLFLQPVELDYLKDLELHGVSLTEYPFQKVLDGFPVNGEKPLKRKPISLDMHPWILSVQRTLENYVASEATTNKLARDAFCSWLRAYTAHRGELKKIFMVKKLHLGHVARSFGLKEQPSLVGRSHQVQLKKRKKEQKREGQGPTKRRKFPTKK
- the LOC123186761 gene encoding respirasome Complex Assembly Factor 1, which translates into the protein MAKAKPSSSAKKQAAKSQGAQQGGGAGHAAPSGLARYLDPEAPWDKDQLLDAVHWIRHAVALACGLLWGAVPLVGAPWIVLFVAISSGIIYWYYAHLLKVDEEEFGGHGALLQEGMFASFTLFLLSWILVYSLVHF